The Betta splendens chromosome 7, fBetSpl5.4, whole genome shotgun sequence genome includes a window with the following:
- the fmnl3 gene encoding formin-like protein 3 isoform X1, which produces MGNLESVDGQSETKHHIMPLKVPMPDPTELEEKFAIVLNSMNLPPDKARLLRQYDNEKKWDLICDQERFQVKNPPHTYIQKLRGYLDPGVTRKKFRRRVQESTKVLRELEISLRTNHIGWVREFLNDENRGLDVLVEYLSFAQCAVMLDFEGLENGEDGFLDKAKSWSRSIEDLHHASTQPFCNTLVRSARQSVLRYGSVSNSKTIKNSRLVSQKDDVHVCIMCLRAIMNYQYGFNMVMSHAHAVNEIALSLNNKNPRTKALVLELLAAVCLVRGGHEIILSAFDNFKEVCKEKHRFERLMDYFRSEEGNIDFMVACMQFINIVVHSVEDMNFRVHLQFEFTKLGLDDYLEKCKHTESDKLSVQIQAYLDNVFDVGGLLEDAETKNAALEKVEELEEHLSHVTEKLLEVENETMMKVADLEKLLLQKDKDLQIIRETYESTNTQVHTLRRMIKEKDAAFQRHFNIERRLLELEQQGTIRLHKRPDGDIAIEPLGGVGGGALGPPLGDAGPLALGPSAALPPPDAGLPPPSEAPPPPPPPPPPPPPPPPLPSASGLSAPVPPPAPPLAPPLPEASPSVILSLGLSAIRIKKPIKTKFRLPVFNWTALKPNQINGTVFNEIDDERVLQELDLERFEELFKTRAQGPVVDLACTKSKVSQKAANKVTLLDANRSKNLAITLRKANKTTEEICRAIEKFDLKALPVDFVECLMRFLPTEAEVKALRQYERERRPPEQLAEEDRFMLLFSKIERLTQRMNIITFVGNFADNVSMLTPQLNAIIAASASVKSSPKLKRMLEIILALGNYMNSSKRGCVYGFKLQSLDLLLDTKSTDRKMTLLHYIALIVKEKYSELANFFNELHFVDKAAAVSLENVLLDVRELGKGMDLIRRECSLHDHVVLKDFVQATDAQLDKLQKDAKTAEEAFNNVVNYFGESPKTTPPSVFFPVFVRFIKAYKDAVDENEQRKKQEQAMREKLLAQEAKQHDPKVQAQKKRQQQHELIAELRRRQAKDHRPVYEGKDGTIEDIITVLKSVPFTARTAKRGSRFFCDANLCDDANC; this is translated from the exons AATTCTATGAACCTGCCTCCAGACAAAGCCCGGCTCCTCAGACAGTACGACAACGAGAAGAAGTGGGACCTGATCTGCGACCAG GAGCGGTTTCAGGTCAAGAACCCGCCTCATACCTACATCCAGAAGCTGCGAGGCTACTTAGACCCTGGAGTCACGCGAAAG AAGTTTCGCCGGCGGGTGCAGGAGTCCACGAAGGTCCTGAGGGAGCTGGAGATATCGCTGAGGACAAACCACATCGG GTGGGTGAGGGAGTTCCTAAATGACGAGAACAGAGGCCTCGATGTGCTGGTGGAGTATCTGTCCTTTGCCCAGTGTGCAGTCat GTTGGATTTTGAGGGGCTGGAGAATGGGGAGGATGGCTTCTTGGACAAGGCAAAATCTTGGAGCAGGTCTATAGAGGATCTGCACCATGCAAGTACCCAACCCTTCTGCAACACACTGGTGCGCTCTGCCCGTCAGTCTGTGCTCCG CTACGGCTCAGTCTCAAACAGCAAAACCATCAAGAACTCCCGCCTCGTGAGCCAAAAAGACGATGTGCACGTGTGCATCATGTGCTTGAGAGCGATTATGAACTACCAG TACGGCTTCAACATGGTCATGTCTCATGCACATGCCGTCAATGAAATAGCCCTCAGCTTGAACAATAAGAATCCACG GACGAAAGCGTTGGTCCTTGAGCTGCTGGCTGCCGTCTGTCTAGTCAGAGGAGGCCACGAGATCATCCTGTCAGCGTTTGACAACTTCAAAGAG GTGTGTAAGGAGAAGCATCGCTTTGAGAGACTGATGGACTACTTCCGCAGTGAGGAGGGAAATATCGACTTCATG GTTGCCTGCATGCAGTTCATCAACATCGTGGTCCACTCGGTCGAGGACATGAACTTCCGAGTCCACCTCCAGTTTGAATTCACCAAGCTGGGACTCGACGACTAcctggag AAATGCAAGCACACGGAGAGCGACAAGCTGTCCGTGCAGATCCAGGCCTACCTGGACAACGTGTTTGACGTGGGCGGTCTGCTGGAGGACGCCGAGACCAAAAACGCAGCgctggagaaggtggaggagctggaggagcacctGTCCCAT GTGacggagaagctgctggaggtggagaatgAGACGATGATGAAAGTTGCGGatctggagaagctgctgcttcagaagGACAAAGACCTGCAAATAATACGG GAGACGTATGAGTCCACCAACACCCAGGTGCACACCCTGCGGAGGATGATCAAGGAGAAGGACGCCGCCTTCCAGCGGCACTTCAACATCGAGCggcggctgctggagctggagcagcagggcACCATTCGCCTGCACAAGAGGCCGGACGGAGACATCGCCATCGAGCCGCTGGGCGGCGTGGGGGGCGGGGCCCTCGGGCCCCCGCTGGGCGACGCCGGCCCGCTGGCGCTGGGCCCGAGCGCGGCGCTGCCGCCGCCAGACGCCGGTTTACCGCCGCCCAGCGaggcgcctcctccgcctcctccaccgccgccgccaccccctccacccccccctctGCCATCGGCCTCAG GGCTGAGTGCACCagtcccaccaccagcacctccTCTGGCGCCGCCTCTGCCTGAAGCTTCTCCCTCAGTTATCCTGAGTCTGGGTCTGTCAG CCATCAGAATAAAGAAGCCCATTAAGACCAAGTTCCGCCTGCCCGTGTTTAACTGGACGGCCTTGAAGCCCAACCAGATCAACGGCACCGTGTTCAACGAGATCGACGACGAACGCGTGCTCCAG GAGCTCGATCTGGAGAGGTTCGAGGAGCTCTTCAAGACCAGAGCCCAGGGTCCGGTCGTGGACCTGGCGTGCACCAAGAGCAAGGTGTCTCAGAAGGCCGCGAACAAGGTGACGCTCCTGGACGCCAACCGCTCCAAGAACCTCGCCATCACGCTGCGCAAGGCCAACAAGACCACGGAGGAGATCTGCAGGGCTATAGAGAA GTTCGACCTCAAGGCTCTGCCCGTGGACTTCGTGGAGTGCCTGATGCGCTTCCTGCCCACGGAGGCCGAGGTCAAGGCGCTGCGGCAGTACGAGCGCGAGCGGCGGCCGCCGGAGCAGCTGGCCGAGGAGGACCGCTTCATGCTGCTCTTCAGCAAGATCGAGAGGCTCACGCAGCGGATGAACATCATCACCTTCGTGGGGAACTTCGCCGACAACGTCAGCATGCTCACGCCGCAGCTCAACGCCATCATCGCCGCCTCGGCCTCCGTCAAGTCGTCGCCGAAGCTGAAGCGGATGCTGGAG ATCATCTTGGCTTTGGGCAACTACATGAACAGCAGCAAGCGAGGCTGCGTCTACGGCTTCAAATTACAAAGTCTGGATCTT CTGCTCGACACTAAGTCCACAGACAGAAAGATGACGCTGCTCCACTACATAGCTCTTATTGTGAAGGAGAAATACTCCGAACTGGCCAACTTCTTCAATGAATTGCACTTTGTggacaaagctgcagcag TATCTCTGGAAAATGTGCTGCTGGACGTTCGGGAGCTGGGCAAAGGCATGGACCTgatccggagggagtgcagtcTACACGACCACGTGGTCCTGAAGGACTTTGTCCAGGCCACAGACGCGCAGCTGGACAAACTGCAGAAGGACGCCAAGACAGCGGAG GAAGCCTTCAACAACGTGGTGAACTACTTTGGAGAGAGTCCCAAGACGACCCCGCCCTCGGTCTTCTTCCCTGTGTTTGTGCGCTTCATCAAAGCCTACAAG GATGCGGTGGATGAGaacgagcagaggaagaagcaggagcAAGCGATGAGAGAAAAGCTACTGGCTCAGGAGGCCAAACAGCACGACCCCAAG GTCCAGGCCCAGAagaagcggcagcagcagcacgagctGATCGCAGAGCTGCGCAGGCGACAGGCCAAGGACCACCGGCCCGTGTACGAGGGCAAGGATGGCACCATAGAGGACATCATCACAG tcctgAAGAGCGTGCCCTTCACAGCCCGCACGGCTAAACGCGGCTCACGGTTCTTCTGTGACGCCAACCTCTGCGACGACGCCAACTGctag